The following coding sequences lie in one Chelmon rostratus isolate fCheRos1 chromosome 2, fCheRos1.pri, whole genome shotgun sequence genomic window:
- the LOC121623018 gene encoding transcription factor HES-5-like, with translation MKPAEIRFSLQRPRQHRDTAMAPTITAAMTNSQDHLTLTHKLRKPLVEKLRRERINSSIEQLKSLLSPEFLKQQPDSKLEKADILEMTVCVLRRLQQKQHRALDSAAVDQGYSRCVRQVEHFLSREQVKTQSQRSLLNHFNKLQSSSENLRQADISLLSSTVQTSISKDKSPVTSTLWRPW, from the exons ATGAAGCCAGCAGAGATCAGATTCTCTCTACAGAGACCTCGACAGCACAGAGATACAGCCATGGCACCTACAATCACTGCAGCAATGACCAATTCTCAGGACCACCTGACTCTCACCCACAAG ctcagaaagcCTCTGGTGGAGAAGTTACGCAGAGAGCGAATCAACAGCAGCATCGAGCAGCTCAAGTCTCTCCTGAGTCCAGAGTtcctcaaacagcagccagactcCAAGCTGGAGAAAGCAGACATCCTGGAGATGACAGTTTGCGTCCTGAGACgactgcagcagaagcagcatcGAGCTTTGGACTCAGCAGCTGTTGATCAGGGCTACTCCAGGTGTGTCCGACAGGTGGAACACTTCCTGTCCAGAGAGCAGGTGAAGACACAGTCCCAGAGAAGTCTTCTGAACCACTTCAACAAGCTGCAGTCCTCCTCTGAGAACCTGAGACAGGCTGACATCTCTCTGCTGAGCTCTACAGTCCAGACCAGCATCAGCAAAGACAAGAGTCCAGTCACCAGCACCCTCTGGAGGCCCTGGTAG
- the LOC121623954 gene encoding hairy/enhancer-of-split related with YRPW motif protein 2-like, with translation MKPAEITVSLQRPLQHRDTAMAPTITAAMTNSQDHLTLTHKLRKPLVEKLRRERINSSIEQLKSLLSPEFLKQQPDSKLEKADILEMTVCVLRRLQQQNQQQKRLLNHFDKLQSSSDEDLRQADISLLSSTVQTSISKDKSPVTSALWRPW, from the exons ATGAAGccagcagagatcacagtctcTCTACAGAGACCTCTACAGCACAGAGATACAGCCATGGCACCTACAATCACTGCAGCAATGACCAATTCTCAGGACCACCTGACTCTCACCCACAAG ctcagaaagcCTCTGGTGGAGAAGTTACGCAGAGAGCGAATCAACAGCAGCATCGAGCAGCTCAAGTCTCTCCTGAGTCCAGAGTtcctcaaacagcagccagactcCAAGCTGGAGAAAGCAGACATCCTGGAGATGACAGTTTGCGTCCTGAGacgactgcagcagcagaatcaaCAGCAGAAAAGACTGCTGAACCACTTCGACAAGCTGCAGTCCTCCTCTGATGAGGACCTGAGACAGGCTGACATCTCTCTGCTGAGCTCTACAGTGCAGACCAGCATCAGCAAAGACAAGAGTCCAGTCACCAGCGCCCTCTGGAGGCCCTGGTAG
- the LOC121623786 gene encoding transcription factor HES-5-like has translation MKPAEIRFSLQRPRQHRDTAMAPTITAAMTNSQDHLTLTHKLRKPLVEKLRRERINSSIEQLKSLLSPEFLKQQPDSKLEKADILEMTVCVLRRLQQQQQQQHRALDSAAVDQGYFRCVQEVEHFLSREQVKTQSQRSLLNHFNKLQSSSDEDLRQADRSLLSSTVQTSISKDKSAVTSALWRPW, from the exons ATGAAGCCAGCAGAGATCAGATTCTCTCTACAGAGACCTCGACAGCACAGAGATACAGCCATGGCACCTACAATCACTGCAGCAATGACCAATTCTCAGGACCACCTGACTCTCACCCACAAG ctcagaaagcCTCTGGTGGAGAAGTTACGCAGAGAGCGAATCAACAGCAGCATCGAGCAGCTCAAGTCTCTCCTGAGTCCAGAGTtcctcaaacagcagccagactcCAAGCTGGAGAAAGCAGACATCCTGGAGATGACAGTTTGTGTCCTGAGAcgactgcagcagcaacagcagcagcagcatcgaGCTTTGGACTCAGCAGCTGTTGATCAGGGCTACTTCAGGTGTGTCCAAGAAGTAGAACACTTCCTGTCCAGGGAGCAGGTGAAGACACAGTCCCAGAGAAGTCTTCTGAACCACTTCAACAAGCTGCAGTCCTCCTCTGATGAGGACCTGAGACAGGCTGACCGCTCTCTGCTGAGCTCTACAGTCCAGACCAGCATCAGCAAAGACAAGAGTGCAGTCACTAGCGCCCTCTGGAGGCCGTGGTAG
- the LOC121623946 gene encoding hairy/enhancer-of-split related with YRPW motif protein 2-like, translating to MKPAEITVSLQRPLQHRDTAMAPTITAAMTNSQDHLTLTHKLRKPLVEKLRRERINSSIEQLKSLLSPEFLKQQPDSKLEKADILEMTVCVLRRLQQQNQQQKRLLNHFNKLQSSSDEDLRQADISLLSSAVQSSFTKDKSPVNSALWRPW from the exons ATGAAGccagcagagatcacagtctcTCTACAGAGACCTCTACAGCACAGAGATACAGCCATGGCACCTACAATCACTGCAGCAATGACCAATTCTCAGGACCACCTGACTCTCACCCACAAG ctcagaaagcCTCTGGTGGAGAAGTTACGCAGAGAGCGAATCAACAGCAGCATCGAGCAGCTCAAGTCTCTCCTGAGTCCAGAGTtcctcaaacagcagccagactcCAAGCTGGAGAAAGCAGACATCCTGGAGATGACAGTTTGCGTCCTGAGacgactgcagcagcagaatcaaCAGCAGAAAAGACTGCTGAACCACTTCAACAAGCTGCAGTCCTCCTCTGATGAGGACCTGAGACAGGCTGACATCTCTCTGCTGAGCTCTGCAGTCCAGTCCAGCTTCACCAAAGACAAGAGTCCAGTCAACAGCGCCCTCTGGAGGCCCTGGTAG
- the LOC121623315 gene encoding transcription factor HES-5-like produces the protein MKPAEITFSLQRPRQHRDTAMAPTITAAMTNSQDHLTLTHKLRKPLVEKLRRERINSSIEQLKSLLSPEFLKQQPDSKLEKADILEMTVCVLRRLQQQQQQQHRAVNSAVDQGYSRCFQQVEHFLSREQVKTESQRSLLNHFNKLQSSSDEDLRQADISLLSSTVQTSISKDRSPVNSALWRPW, from the exons ATGAAGCCAGCAGAGATCACATTCTCTCTACAGAGACCTCGACAGCACAGAGATACAGCCATGGCACCTACAATCACTGCAGCAATGACCAATTCTCAGGACCACCTGACTCTCACCCACAAG ctcagaaagcCTCTGGTGGAGAAGTTACGCAGAGAGCGAATCAACAGCAGCATCGAGCAGCTCAAGTCTCTCCTGAGTCCAGAGTtcctcaaacagcagccagactcCAAGCTGGAGAAAGCAGACATCCTGGAGATGACAGTTTGTGTCCTGAGacgactgcagcagcagcagcagcagcagcatcggGCTGTGAACTCAGCTGTTGATCAGGGCTACTCCAGGTGTTTCCAACAGGTAGAACACTTCCTGTCCAGGGAGCAGGTGAAGACAGAGTCCCAGAGAAGTCTTCTGAACCACTTCAACAAGCTGCAGTCCTCCTCTGATGAGGACCTGAGACAGGCTGACATCTCTCTGCTGAGTTCTACAGTCCAGACCAGCATCAGCAAAGACAGGAGTCCAGTCAACAGCGCCCTCTGGAGGCCATGGTAG
- the LOC121623231 gene encoding transcription factor HES-5-like translates to MKPAEITVSLQRPLQHRDTAMAPTITAAMTNSQDHLTLTHKLRKPLVEKLRRERINSSIEQLKSLLSPEFLKQQPDSKLEKADILEMTVCVLRRLQQQKQQQHRAVDSAAVDQGYSRCVRQVEHFLSREQVKTESQRSLLNHFNKLQSSSDEDLRQADISLLSSTVQTSITKDKSPVNSALWRPW, encoded by the exons ATGAAGccagcagagatcacagtctcCCTACAGAGACCTCTACAGCACAGAGATACAGCCATGGCACCTACAATCACTGCAGCAATGACCAATTCTCAGGACCATCTGACTCTCACCCACAAG ctcagaaagcCTCTGGTGGAGAAGTTACGCAGAGAGCGAATCAACAGCAGCATCGAGCAGCTCAAGTCTCTCCTGAGTCCAGAGTtcctcaaacagcagccagactcCAAGTTGGAGAAAGCAGACATCCTGGAGATGACAGTTTGCGTCCTGAGacgactgcagcagcagaagcagcagcagcatcgaGCTGTGGACTCAGCAGCTGTTGATCAGGGCTACTCCAGGTGTGTCCGACAGGTAGAACACTTCCTGTCCAGAGAACAGGTGAAGACAGAGTCCCAGAGAAGTCTTCTGAACCATTTCAACAAGCTGCAGTCCTCCTCTGATGAGGACCTGAGACAGGCTGACATCTCTCTGCTGAGCTCTACAGTCCAGACCAGCATCACCAAAGACAAGAGTCCAGTCAACAGCGCCCTCTGGAGGCCGTGGTAG